Proteins encoded by one window of Geobacter sp. DSM 9736:
- a CDS encoding helix-turn-helix transcriptional regulator, which produces MRLRIGTRLKQLRTDRGMTQKELASRISGGIDYTYIGKIEREEQLPSLKILLKISEALQVPVGSFFADAAVPFPMDMRLQRLNRTKTGKSLLNALQQVEDEDLPLLVEIVEVLARHRRHASRAHAALRAAEEQPPYGDPEDTAG; this is translated from the coding sequence GTGAGGCTTCGGATAGGCACCCGATTGAAGCAGTTGAGAACGGACCGTGGGATGACCCAGAAGGAACTGGCTTCCCGGATCAGTGGCGGGATCGACTATACCTACATCGGAAAGATCGAGCGTGAGGAGCAGCTCCCCTCGCTGAAGATCCTGCTGAAGATCAGCGAAGCCCTGCAGGTCCCGGTGGGAAGTTTCTTTGCTGACGCCGCCGTGCCGTTTCCCATGGACATGCGCCTGCAGCGGCTGAACCGGACTAAGACGGGAAAATCCCTGCTAAATGCGCTGCAGCAGGTTGAGGATGAGGATCTTCCACTCCTCGTGGAGATCGTGGAGGTCCTTGCACGCCATCGGCGGCATGCATCCAGGGCGCATGCCGCGCTGCGTGCCGCCGAGGAGCAGCCCCCCTACGGTGACCCGGAGGATACCGCCGGTTGA
- a CDS encoding cytochrome P460 family protein, with protein sequence MKKLWVVVLTMVVSFAAVAVAAEKASLPKGYQKWEKSKQKIVTDKNSLFYGIHYIYVDSKAMKTYKSGGTYPEGSRFVVDFYSIKDEGGKQVPGKKNMIVLMKKDKKATETGGWIYASFNPDGKPSGIDPVKNCFECHLKEAKNTDYIISKYADFK encoded by the coding sequence ATGAAAAAATTGTGGGTCGTTGTGCTGACGATGGTGGTTTCCTTTGCGGCGGTGGCTGTTGCCGCGGAGAAGGCATCGCTCCCGAAGGGTTACCAGAAGTGGGAAAAGAGCAAACAGAAGATCGTAACCGACAAGAACTCGCTCTTTTACGGGATCCACTACATTTACGTCGATTCCAAGGCCATGAAAACCTACAAGAGTGGAGGCACCTATCCGGAAGGGAGCAGGTTCGTCGTCGATTTCTACTCCATCAAGGATGAGGGGGGGAAGCAGGTACCGGGAAAGAAAAACATGATCGTGTTGATGAAGAAGGACAAAAAAGCTACCGAGACCGGTGGGTGGATATACGCCAGCTTCAATCCTGACGGGAAACCTTCGGGGATCGACCCGGTGAAAAACTGCTTCGAGTGCCACTTGAAGGAAGCCAAGAATACGGACTACATCATTTCAAAGTATGCTGATTTCAAATGA